The proteins below are encoded in one region of Clostridium sp. 'White wine YQ':
- a CDS encoding phage portal protein — protein MDLLKGLFRSRDKPQNRVGSAFSFLFGGTSSGKTVNERTAMQTTAVYACVRILAEAIAGLPLHVYRYRLDGGKERIAQHPLYYLLHNEPNPEMTSFVFRETLMSHLLLWGNAYAQIVRNGRGQAVALYPLLPNKMEVGRAQNGELVYTYYRDVDESGLKPKGGYVTLRKDEVLHIPGLGFDGLIGYSPIAMAKNAIGMSLATEEYGAAFFANGANPGGVLEHPGVIKDIQRVKDSWNSAYQGSGNAHKVAVLEEGMKFQAIGIPPEQAQFLETRKFQINEIARIFRVPPHMVGDLEKSSFSNIEQQSLEFVKYTLDPWVVRWEQSLQQSLILPSEKTSLFIKFNLDGLLRGDYQSRMNGYSVGRQNGWMSANDIRELEDMNRIPAEEGGDLYLVNGNMLPLSQAGNFYEKEANGQ, from the coding sequence ATGGATTTATTAAAAGGACTGTTCCGTTCAAGGGATAAGCCCCAAAACCGTGTGGGAAGCGCGTTTTCATTCTTGTTTGGCGGCACCAGCAGTGGCAAAACAGTAAACGAGCGAACGGCTATGCAGACCACTGCGGTTTATGCCTGCGTAAGAATATTGGCCGAAGCAATCGCTGGACTGCCTTTACATGTATACCGATACCGCTTGGATGGTGGGAAGGAACGCATCGCACAGCACCCACTGTACTATCTTCTTCATAACGAACCTAACCCTGAGATGACTTCATTTGTGTTTCGTGAAACACTGATGAGTCATCTTTTACTTTGGGGCAATGCTTACGCGCAGATTGTCCGAAATGGTCGCGGTCAGGCTGTTGCGCTTTACCCACTGCTACCAAACAAGATGGAAGTCGGCCGTGCTCAAAACGGCGAGCTGGTTTACACCTATTACCGTGATGTTGATGAAAGCGGACTAAAGCCTAAAGGCGGCTATGTCACGCTCCGTAAGGATGAGGTGCTTCACATACCCGGTCTTGGCTTTGATGGGCTCATTGGCTACAGCCCCATAGCAATGGCCAAGAACGCCATCGGCATGTCACTTGCCACTGAGGAATACGGCGCAGCGTTCTTCGCTAACGGTGCCAATCCCGGTGGCGTGCTGGAGCATCCCGGTGTAATTAAGGATATCCAGCGAGTCAAGGATAGCTGGAACAGCGCCTATCAAGGAAGCGGTAACGCACACAAGGTTGCCGTACTGGAAGAAGGCATGAAGTTTCAGGCCATTGGTATTCCACCGGAGCAGGCGCAATTTCTGGAGACCCGGAAATTTCAGATTAACGAAATCGCCCGTATCTTCCGTGTGCCGCCACACATGGTGGGCGACCTTGAGAAATCCAGCTTCTCCAACATCGAGCAACAATCGCTGGAGTTCGTAAAATACACACTCGATCCATGGGTAGTTCGCTGGGAGCAGAGCCTTCAGCAATCGTTAATCCTGCCTTCAGAGAAAACGTCGCTGTTTATCAAGTTTAATCTGGATGGATTGCTTCGTGGTGACTACCAGAGCCGCATGAACGGTTATTCAGTCGGAAGGCAAAACGGATGGATGTCTGCCAATGACATCCGTGAACTGGAGGATATGAACCGCATCCCAGCTGAGGAAGGCGGTGATTTGTATCTTGTGAACGGCAATATGCTCCCGCTCTCACAGGCGGGCAATTTTTA
- a CDS encoding sigma factor-like helix-turn-helix DNA-binding protein, with the protein MNTTQIIQIIKEELSEAETRIIQRLNTEEASQAESTSPLKPLPDNENYAKALNSYLAGGTHSGTAKELGVSMAQVKKYYTWLVKNGYLPIENADLSEAEQRVVDCIFGRKMSLRETAQELGCSVSNVTYRRDSALRKGYVPEDEE; encoded by the coding sequence ATGAATACTACTCAAATCATCCAAATTATTAAGGAAGAACTTTCCGAAGCCGAAACACGTATCATCCAAAGACTCAATACCGAGGAGGCTTCACAAGCAGAAAGTACATCTCCATTAAAACCCCTTCCGGATAACGAAAACTACGCAAAGGCACTGAACTCATATCTTGCTGGAGGTACGCATTCAGGTACAGCCAAAGAGCTCGGGGTGAGTATGGCACAAGTTAAAAAGTACTACACTTGGCTTGTAAAAAACGGCTATCTTCCAATTGAGAATGCTGATCTGTCAGAAGCCGAGCAACGTGTCGTAGACTGCATTTTCGGGAGGAAGATGTCTCTTAGAGAAACAGCTCAAGAACTCGGGTGTTCTGTCAGCAATGTAACATACCGCCGAGATAGCGCTCTTCGCAAAGGCTATGTGCCAGAGGACGAAGAATAA
- a CDS encoding terminase large subunit, with product MRKLKKYTPTRFKSADSIYDKSSADYAVAFVEALSHTKGTWAGKPFELIDWQERIIRDVFGTLKPNGYRQFNTAYVEIPKKMGKSELAAAVALLLTCGDNEERAEVYGCAADRNQASIVFNVAADMVRMCPALSKRVKILDSMKRLIYQPTGSIYQVLSADVGNKHGFNTHGVVFDELHTQPNRKLYDVMTKGSGDARMQPLYFLITTAGDNQNSICWEVHQKALDIINGRKNDPTFYPVIFGADPEDDWTDPKVWKKANPSLGITVSMDKVKAAFESARQNPAEENSFRQLRLNQWVKQAVRWMPMDKWDACAFAVDPELLRGRVCYGGLDLSSSTDITAFVLVFPPEDEADKYTVLPFFWIPEDNIDLRVRRDHVNYDVWKKQGFLQTTEGNVVHYGFIESFIEELGTKYNIREIAFDRWGAVQMTQNLENLGFTVVPFGQGFKDMSPPTKELMKLTLEQKIAHGGHPVLRWMMDNIFVRTDPAGNIKADKEKSTEKIDGAVATIMALDRAIRCGNGSGGESVYNERGLVIL from the coding sequence ATACGAAAACTCAAGAAATACACACCAACCCGGTTTAAGTCGGCTGATTCAATCTACGATAAGTCATCCGCCGATTATGCCGTTGCTTTTGTCGAAGCCCTCTCACATACCAAAGGCACGTGGGCGGGAAAGCCTTTTGAACTAATCGATTGGCAGGAGAGGATAATTCGTGATGTATTCGGAACTCTGAAGCCGAACGGCTATCGGCAGTTCAACACAGCTTATGTAGAAATACCTAAGAAGATGGGAAAAAGTGAGCTTGCGGCGGCTGTTGCCCTGTTGCTCACTTGCGGAGATAACGAGGAACGCGCCGAGGTCTACGGCTGTGCTGCTGACCGCAACCAGGCATCCATCGTTTTTAACGTAGCAGCGGATATGGTTCGAATGTGCCCGGCTCTATCCAAGCGAGTGAAAATCCTGGACTCAATGAAGCGGCTCATCTATCAACCGACAGGCAGTATTTATCAGGTGCTTTCAGCTGACGTAGGCAATAAGCACGGCTTTAACACCCATGGTGTGGTGTTTGATGAACTTCATACCCAACCTAACCGAAAGCTGTACGATGTTATGACCAAAGGCAGTGGTGATGCAAGAATGCAGCCACTGTATTTTCTTATAACTACTGCCGGGGACAACCAAAATAGTATCTGCTGGGAGGTACACCAGAAGGCCCTTGATATCATAAATGGCAGAAAAAACGATCCCACCTTCTATCCTGTTATATTTGGGGCCGATCCTGAGGACGACTGGACAGATCCAAAAGTATGGAAGAAGGCGAATCCATCTTTAGGAATCACCGTCAGCATGGATAAAGTCAAAGCAGCGTTTGAATCAGCAAGGCAAAATCCTGCCGAGGAGAACAGCTTCCGGCAGCTCAGGCTTAATCAATGGGTAAAACAAGCTGTACGCTGGATGCCAATGGACAAATGGGATGCCTGCGCTTTTGCAGTTGATCCGGAATTATTGCGAGGACGCGTTTGCTACGGCGGACTTGATCTCTCAAGTAGTACGGATATAACAGCGTTTGTTCTGGTGTTCCCACCGGAAGATGAAGCGGATAAATACACAGTTCTACCATTCTTCTGGATACCGGAGGATAACATCGATTTGCGGGTACGGCGTGACCACGTAAACTACGATGTGTGGAAAAAGCAAGGATTCCTACAAACCACCGAGGGTAACGTAGTACATTACGGCTTCATTGAATCGTTTATTGAAGAACTCGGAACAAAATATAACATTCGAGAAATCGCCTTTGACCGTTGGGGTGCTGTACAAATGACGCAGAATCTTGAAAACCTCGGCTTTACGGTTGTTCCATTCGGCCAAGGCTTTAAAGATATGTCTCCACCGACCAAAGAACTGATGAAACTGACCTTGGAACAGAAAATAGCTCACGGAGGTCATCCGGTCCTTCGGTGGATGATGGATAACATATTTGTCCGAACCGACCCTGCCGGAAATATAAAGGCGGATAAGGAAAAGTCGACTGAGAAAATCGACGGCGCGGTGGCAACCATTATGGCGCTCGACCGCGCCATCAGATGTGGCAACGGGAGTGGTGGAGAATCGGTGTACAACGAGCGGGGATTAGTTATTCTGTGA
- a CDS encoding DUF4314 domain-containing protein — MNNFPSRETVERLRKQYPSGTRVELVHMNDPYSKLRPGDKGTVDFVDDTGTIFCSWDIGSSLGVVYGEDAVRKL, encoded by the coding sequence ATGAATAACTTTCCTTCAAGGGAGACGGTGGAACGCCTCCGTAAGCAATATCCATCAGGCACACGAGTGGAGTTGGTACACATGAACGATCCTTATTCCAAGCTAAGGCCCGGCGACAAAGGAACCGTGGACTTCGTGGACGACACGGGCACAATTTTCTGCTCCTGGGATATCGGTTCCTCCCTCGGCGTTGTGTACGGAGAGGATGCGGTACGAAAGCTGTAA
- a CDS encoding virulence protein, which translates to MQINYNVTGAERKSLVGAISQELNAPTKYLGAPTFAYEVGGYHIDKNGILRGDDNPELVADLQGLHDFKAITEEYDTPLPEAEPIPEDVQIPYEAGLGGRANPYCDYEEPPAYGGPEQGDELEANRLTIEMPRSTFTDMALENLKRLVESKSSLIQKALGTDYSTIISGEETINFPWFQGELTSDEVKAYTHFVTALCEMAKTQQRVNATEKQVENEKYAFRCFLIRLGFVGTEYKMERKILLKNLTGNSAFKNGTPTKAEEVTADE; encoded by the coding sequence ATGCAGATTAATTATAATGTAACAGGCGCAGAACGAAAATCACTGGTAGGCGCAATCAGTCAGGAACTAAATGCTCCGACAAAATACCTCGGTGCACCAACCTTCGCATACGAGGTAGGCGGCTACCATATTGACAAGAACGGGATACTCAGAGGAGATGACAATCCCGAATTGGTTGCTGACCTGCAGGGATTGCACGACTTTAAAGCTATTACAGAAGAATACGATACTCCACTCCCGGAAGCAGAACCTATACCAGAGGATGTTCAAATTCCATACGAAGCCGGTCTTGGTGGCAGGGCCAACCCTTACTGTGATTACGAGGAGCCACCCGCATATGGGGGACCAGAACAAGGAGATGAGCTCGAAGCCAACCGTTTGACTATCGAGATGCCAAGGTCGACTTTCACCGATATGGCTCTTGAAAACCTCAAGCGATTGGTTGAAAGCAAATCGTCCCTAATCCAAAAAGCTCTCGGTACTGATTACAGCACTATCATTTCAGGCGAAGAAACTATCAACTTCCCTTGGTTTCAAGGAGAACTTACTTCAGATGAGGTCAAAGCCTACACCCATTTTGTTACTGCACTATGCGAGATGGCAAAAACACAGCAAAGAGTAAATGCTACTGAAAAGCAAGTGGAAAATGAGAAGTACGCTTTTCGATGTTTCCTTATCCGGCTTGGTTTTGTCGGCACTGAATACAAGATGGAACGCAAAATCCTGCTAAAGAACCTAACAGGCAACAGCGCCTTTAAGAATGGCACTCCGACTAAAGCTGAGGAGGTAACGGCTGATGAATAA
- a CDS encoding site-specific DNA-methyltransferase, whose translation MQIEKLKTELLIPADYNPRKDLKPGDPEYEKLKRSIEQFGYVEPVIWNKTTSHVVGGHQRLKVLLDMGITEVECVVIEMDEEKEKALNIALNKISGDWDKDKLALLIADLQGADFDVSLTGFEPAELDALFKDSLKDGIHDDDFDVEAELQKPALTKQGDVWMLGQHRLVCGDSTKADTFTLLMDGKLANLVVTDPPYNVNYEGSAGKIKNDNMGNEAFYNFLLEAFKNTEVAMAKDASIYVFHADTEGLNFRKAFSESGFYLSGTCIWKKQSLVLGRSPYQWQHEPVLFGWKKSGKHNWYADRKQTTIWEFEKPKKNGDHPTMKPVALVAYPILNSSLTNCIVLDPFGGSGSTLIACDQTERICYTIELDEKYCDVIVKRYIEQAGNADGVFLLRDGMKYRYCDLPEVNAEE comes from the coding sequence ATGCAGATAGAAAAACTGAAAACTGAGCTATTGATTCCAGCCGACTACAATCCTCGTAAAGACTTGAAACCCGGTGATCCGGAATACGAAAAGCTGAAACGCTCCATCGAGCAGTTCGGTTATGTTGAACCTGTTATATGGAATAAGACCACATCTCATGTTGTCGGTGGCCACCAGCGTTTGAAGGTGCTGCTTGATATGGGCATCACCGAAGTCGAGTGTGTGGTTATTGAAATGGATGAGGAAAAAGAAAAGGCACTCAACATTGCCCTCAATAAAATCAGCGGTGATTGGGATAAAGATAAGCTGGCTCTCCTCATTGCAGATTTGCAGGGCGCGGATTTTGACGTGTCCCTCACTGGCTTTGAGCCTGCCGAACTTGATGCGCTGTTTAAGGATTCACTCAAGGACGGTATTCATGATGATGACTTCGATGTGGAGGCTGAACTGCAAAAGCCTGCACTCACCAAGCAAGGAGATGTCTGGATGCTTGGGCAGCACAGGCTAGTCTGCGGTGATTCCACTAAGGCTGACACTTTCACACTACTGATGGACGGGAAACTTGCAAACCTTGTTGTAACCGACCCTCCGTACAACGTCAACTATGAAGGTTCGGCGGGTAAGATTAAAAACGACAATATGGGAAATGAAGCATTCTACAATTTTCTGCTTGAGGCGTTTAAGAACACCGAAGTGGCAATGGCGAAGGATGCTTCTATTTATGTGTTCCATGCAGATACTGAAGGTCTGAATTTCAGAAAGGCATTCTCTGAATCAGGTTTCTACCTTTCCGGTACTTGCATCTGGAAAAAGCAGTCGCTGGTTCTCGGCCGTTCACCTTATCAATGGCAGCATGAGCCTGTTCTTTTCGGCTGGAAGAAGTCAGGAAAGCACAACTGGTATGCCGATCGTAAGCAGACCACCATCTGGGAATTTGAGAAGCCGAAGAAAAATGGCGACCATCCCACCATGAAACCCGTGGCGCTGGTAGCATACCCGATCCTCAACTCAAGCCTGACCAACTGCATCGTGCTCGATCCTTTTGGTGGTTCAGGTAGTACGCTCATAGCCTGTGATCAGACGGAGCGTATCTGCTACACCATTGAACTGGATGAAAAGTACTGCGATGTTATTGTAAAAAGGTATATCGAGCAAGCCGGAAACGCAGATGGTGTATTTCTTTTGAGAGATGGTATGAAGTATAGGTATTGTGATCTGCCGGAAGTAAATGCTGAGGAGTAA
- the metK gene encoding methionine adenosyltransferase → MITYKTAESVCMGHPDKLCDLIADNILDACMRKDKSSRVACEVMATKGKIIVAGEITCSGKVDIRFIVKNVLREVGYNPWKFTVFVFVHHQSSDIAASVDNALEARNGINDPYGSVGAGDQGTVYGYATNETRENLPLPLVLSHRIIKRIDNCRKGKLIKGILPDGKAQVTVEYEDGKPKRVKTIVVSVQHDKGKTQEELKSDILNNVLWQCFEDFPFDDDTEILINPSGRFVEGGPAADTGLTGRKIMVDTYGGLASHGGGALCGKDPTKVDRSGAYMARYIAKNIVWSGLAEKCEVALSYAIGKSNPVAVDVTSFGTSKLTDEQLANIVQEVFNLRPAAIIEKLRLRNSIYSDTAVYGHFNSCLFPWEDVNMYTNLRKATEKYADRKTEN, encoded by the coding sequence ATGATTACTTATAAAACAGCGGAAAGTGTCTGCATGGGACATCCGGATAAACTCTGTGACCTCATTGCTGACAATATTTTGGATGCTTGTATGCGTAAAGATAAATCTTCCCGCGTGGCCTGCGAGGTCATGGCAACCAAAGGCAAAATTATCGTGGCGGGCGAAATCACCTGCAGCGGTAAAGTGGATATCCGCTTCATCGTAAAAAATGTACTTCGTGAGGTCGGATATAATCCGTGGAAGTTCACAGTATTTGTGTTCGTCCACCATCAAAGCTCAGATATTGCGGCGAGTGTAGATAATGCACTTGAAGCAAGAAATGGTATCAATGATCCATACGGTTCTGTGGGGGCTGGTGACCAAGGCACGGTTTACGGTTACGCAACCAATGAAACCCGTGAGAACCTGCCCCTCCCACTGGTGCTTTCCCATCGCATCATAAAGCGCATTGACAACTGCCGGAAAGGAAAACTCATTAAGGGTATTCTGCCTGACGGCAAAGCACAGGTTACTGTGGAATATGAGGATGGCAAGCCCAAGCGTGTAAAAACAATTGTAGTTTCAGTCCAGCATGATAAGGGCAAGACTCAGGAAGAATTGAAATCGGATATCTTAAATAATGTACTTTGGCAGTGCTTTGAGGATTTTCCGTTTGATGATGATACTGAAATTCTTATTAACCCCTCCGGAAGATTTGTCGAAGGCGGTCCTGCTGCTGATACAGGTTTAACCGGCAGAAAGATCATGGTCGATACTTATGGTGGCCTTGCATCCCACGGGGGCGGTGCACTTTGTGGCAAAGACCCGACCAAGGTTGACCGAAGCGGAGCATATATGGCGAGATACATTGCAAAGAACATCGTATGGAGCGGTCTTGCAGAGAAATGCGAGGTCGCTCTTTCTTATGCCATTGGTAAGTCAAATCCTGTGGCAGTTGACGTGACTTCCTTTGGTACTAGCAAACTCACCGATGAGCAGCTTGCCAATATTGTACAGGAGGTATTTAATCTCCGACCAGCTGCAATCATCGAAAAACTAAGGCTGCGTAATTCCATTTACTCCGATACGGCGGTTTATGGTCATTTCAATTCCTGCCTGTTCCCGTGGGAGGATGTAAACATGTACACAAATTTAAGAAAGGCGACTGAGAAATATGCAGATAGAAAAACTGAAAACTGA
- a CDS encoding P27 family phage terminase small subunit translates to MAKDGTNRGGARVGAGAKKKPLTDKIAEGNPGGRKLTVMEFKDTADLKGLEMPEPNKMLEAIQKDGKALVAGEIYRNTWQWLNERGCAVLVSPQLLERYAMSVARWIQCEEAVTEYGFLAKHPTTGNAIQSPYVAMGQNYMNQTNRLWMEIFQIVKENCTGEYNGASPQDDVMERLLMARRGK, encoded by the coding sequence ATGGCGAAAGACGGTACAAATCGAGGCGGCGCTCGTGTAGGTGCAGGTGCGAAAAAGAAGCCCCTGACTGATAAAATAGCCGAAGGCAATCCAGGAGGCAGAAAACTGACCGTGATGGAATTTAAGGATACGGCAGACCTAAAAGGACTTGAAATGCCCGAGCCAAATAAAATGCTTGAAGCTATACAAAAAGACGGCAAAGCACTGGTTGCAGGAGAAATCTACAGAAACACATGGCAGTGGCTGAACGAACGTGGATGTGCTGTTCTCGTATCGCCGCAGCTTTTAGAACGCTACGCCATGAGCGTGGCTCGCTGGATTCAATGTGAGGAAGCAGTCACAGAATATGGCTTTTTAGCAAAACACCCGACTACAGGTAATGCCATTCAAAGCCCCTATGTGGCAATGGGCCAGAATTACATGAACCAAACTAATCGGCTGTGGATGGAGATATTCCAGATTGTTAAAGAAAACTGTACAGGAGAATACAACGGCGCTAGCCCGCAGGACGATGTAATGGAACGTCTGCTCATGGCAAGGCGAGGAAAATAA
- a CDS encoding HNH endonuclease, which produces MPYKPKRPCAYPGCGRLAVREQYCAEHQKAMDKHYNQYERDPSSNKRYGRAWKRIRDRYIKSHPLCEECDKQGKLTPAEEVHHILPLSKGGGNEKSNLMALCKSCHSRITAESGDRWGRSNL; this is translated from the coding sequence ATGCCCTACAAACCTAAACGTCCCTGTGCTTACCCCGGCTGCGGTCGGCTTGCTGTACGCGAGCAATACTGTGCCGAGCATCAAAAAGCAATGGATAAACATTACAACCAGTACGAACGTGATCCTTCTTCCAATAAACGATACGGTCGTGCTTGGAAGCGTATCCGTGACCGCTACATCAAGTCGCATCCTCTCTGTGAGGAATGTGATAAGCAAGGTAAGCTCACTCCTGCCGAAGAGGTACACCACATTCTTCCGCTTTCCAAAGGCGGTGGCAACGAGAAGAGCAATCTCATGGCTCTTTGTAAATCCTGCCACTCTAGAATTACTGCCGAGAGCGGTGACCGGTGGGGGCGGTCAAATCTCTAA
- a CDS encoding DEAD/DEAH box helicase produces MQYNPHDYQKYAISYIESHPVSAVLLDMGLGKTSIALTAINDLLFDFFEAHKVLVVAPLRVARDTWPAEVEKWDHLSDLIVSVAVGSVTERVQALKATADIYVINRENLSWLIDESGLPFDFDTVIIDELSSFKNHQAKRFKSFMRVRPRVKRIIGMTGTPSSNGLMDLWAEFKLLDMGVRLGRFITAFRNNYFMPDKRNGQIIYSYKPLPGAVKCIYKKISDITISMKSTDYLKMPELVSSEYTVMLSEKEAERYDELAKDLVLETPGGEVTAANAAALSNKLCQMANGAIYNDSGETQVIHNQKLDALEDIIEAAAGKPILVAYWYKHDYERIVEKLHSIKVPFSKLDTAESIRRWNNKEIPVGLIHPASAGHGLNLQAGGSCIVWFGLTWSLELYQQTNARLWRQGQTAETVVVQHIVTKGTIDERVLRALSLKDKSQSALIEAVKADLQMRVK; encoded by the coding sequence ATGCAGTACAATCCACATGATTATCAGAAATACGCTATCAGTTATATCGAATCTCATCCGGTGTCAGCAGTACTGCTTGATATGGGTTTAGGAAAAACAAGTATCGCTCTTACTGCAATAAATGACCTACTGTTTGATTTCTTCGAAGCCCATAAAGTGTTAGTTGTAGCACCACTTCGAGTGGCAAGAGATACCTGGCCAGCTGAAGTTGAAAAATGGGATCATCTATCTGACCTGATCGTTTCTGTCGCAGTAGGAAGCGTCACTGAACGGGTTCAAGCGTTAAAGGCCACAGCCGATATTTATGTAATCAACCGAGAGAATCTTTCATGGCTCATTGATGAGAGCGGACTTCCGTTTGATTTCGATACAGTAATAATTGATGAGCTTTCTTCCTTCAAAAATCATCAGGCTAAGCGTTTTAAGTCTTTTATGAGGGTGCGTCCTAGAGTAAAGCGCATTATTGGTATGACAGGAACACCAAGCAGCAATGGACTAATGGATTTATGGGCCGAGTTCAAATTGCTTGACATGGGTGTAAGGCTTGGAAGGTTCATAACTGCGTTTCGTAACAACTACTTCATGCCGGATAAAAGAAATGGCCAGATTATTTACAGTTACAAGCCTCTTCCCGGAGCGGTGAAATGCATCTACAAGAAAATTTCCGATATTACAATTTCAATGAAGTCAACGGATTATCTTAAGATGCCTGAACTGGTTAGTAGTGAATACACAGTTATGCTTTCTGAAAAAGAGGCAGAACGTTATGACGAATTAGCAAAAGACCTTGTACTGGAGACCCCTGGTGGAGAGGTTACTGCTGCGAATGCTGCAGCGCTTTCCAACAAGCTCTGTCAGATGGCTAACGGTGCCATTTATAACGATAGTGGTGAAACCCAGGTCATTCATAATCAGAAATTGGATGCATTGGAGGATATTATTGAAGCAGCTGCCGGAAAGCCAATACTTGTGGCCTATTGGTATAAGCACGACTACGAAAGAATCGTAGAAAAGCTTCATAGCATAAAGGTTCCATTTTCTAAGCTGGATACCGCTGAAAGTATTCGAAGGTGGAACAACAAGGAAATACCAGTAGGTTTAATTCATCCGGCATCTGCAGGACATGGCTTAAATCTTCAGGCTGGTGGCTCTTGTATTGTGTGGTTCGGTCTTACCTGGTCACTAGAGTTATATCAACAGACAAATGCTAGGCTCTGGCGTCAGGGCCAAACAGCTGAAACGGTTGTGGTGCAGCACATCGTTACCAAAGGCACTATTGATGAGCGTGTCTTGAGGGCTCTTTCCTTAAAGGACAAAAGCCAGTCGGCGCTTATCGAAGCTGTCAAAGCTGATCTGCAAATGAGAGTCAAATAG
- a CDS encoding VRR-NUC domain-containing protein, translated as MREKEIEKKLTLEAKKRGGLAVKFVSPGFDGMPDRIVLMPEGKMAFVEVKAPGKRPRPLQMARHKLLRALGFLVFVLDDESQIGGILDAVQST; from the coding sequence ATGAGAGAAAAAGAAATAGAAAAGAAGTTAACTTTGGAAGCAAAAAAGCGTGGCGGGCTGGCAGTGAAGTTTGTATCTCCGGGCTTTGATGGTATGCCGGATAGAATCGTTCTAATGCCTGAAGGAAAGATGGCCTTTGTTGAGGTTAAGGCACCTGGTAAGCGCCCGCGCCCATTACAGATGGCAAGGCACAAATTGCTTAGAGCATTAGGCTTTTTAGTGTTTGTACTAGACGACGAGAGTCAGATTGGAGGGATTTTAGATGCAGTACAATCCACATGA